The following DNA comes from Balaenoptera ricei isolate mBalRic1 chromosome 7, mBalRic1.hap2, whole genome shotgun sequence.
CCCCAGCTCTCTCAGGATTTGGCAGACATTGGAGGTGGTGGTGAAGGAGACAGTGGTGGTCAATGTTATTTGAGCAGGGTCAGCAGGCCCCGGAGCTTCCTGAGTACACGATGCAGAAGGCTGCTTACTATGAAAGCCCAGGACTCTTCGGAGGCTATGGCTACAGCAAAGCTGCTGACACTTATGGCTATAGTGCCCCCCATCAGCCTTATCCACCCCCTGCTGCTGCCAACTCCCTGGACACTGATTACCCGGGCTCTGCCTGCTCCATCCAGAGCTCTGCACCTCTGCGAGCCCCAGCCCACAAGGGGGCTGAACTCAATGGAAGCTGCATGAGACCTGGCACTGGGAACAGTCAGGGAGGGGGGGGTGGCAGCCAGCCTCCTGGTCTGAACTCAGAGCAgcagccaccaccaccccctcctccaccaccagcCCTGCCCCCATCCTCACCCACCAACCCTGGAGGTGGAGCACCTGCCAAGAAGGCCAAGGGCGGGCCCACTGCTTCTGGCTCCTCAGCCACCATCAGCAAGCAGATCTTTCCCTGGATGAAAGAGTCCCGACAGAACTCCAAGCAGAAGAACAGCTGTGCCACTGCAGGTAGCTCTCTGAGGGGGCTCATGCCTGGGCTAAGTCCCCCAGACTGACCCCAAGAAACTAGCTCACCTAGGAATTAAGAGGCTCAGGGCTGGAAGTGCAACTTTGGAGGCCATATGTGTAAACTCCTCatgcagaaaaaaagtttttttttggctgcgcagtttgagggatctcagtttcctgaccagggattgcagggattgaacccgggccacggcagtgaaagtgccgaatcctaaccactagaccaccagggaactccctgttctttctttttagtgTCTCTGATTGTGGTCATATACTTACAGTGACAGGGTGCTCACGTCCATTGCAGGCTGCTGGCATCACTGCTGGACGTGTCTCATAGTTACTCATAGACAGCTCTTCCTTATACTGCCCTAACATCTGCTCTCCTGGGCTGCTGGTCATAACTCAACTCCTTCTTCCAGCCAACAGCTCTTCAAAACTTGAAGACAGATACTCTGATCCCCAAATCCAGGTGGTTATGTAGCCCATATCACATGATTCCCACTCGCTTAAATTAATGAGAACTAAAGTCTATGGAATGCTATGTTAAGAACCatgttaagtgctttacaaacattGTCTAATTTAATTTTCCAAAGAACCCTTTGAGGTAGGTAGATGATAAAACACCCATCGGGAAACAGTTAGAGATgataagtcacttgcccaagataACAAAACTACAAAATGGCACacctggggaattctctggcagttcagtggttaggactcctcactttcactgccgagggcacaggttcaatccctggttggggaactaagatcccacaagctgtgaggCCTGGCCAatcgccccccccccgccccgcccaaacaaaaacaacaaaaacaacaaaaaacaaacaaaaaaaccccaaatgacACACCGGAATCCAACCAGGGTCTGCAAAGAATAACCATGGGACTCTACTTAGCCCACCCCAGCTCAGTTCTCCCCATCCCATTAAATCCCTAATGTGGAGGAACATATCCTAAGGGAAGACGATGTACTCTGAAACAGGAGCAGCCTTGGGTTTTTCTCCCTGGAAAAGGAGACCCTGGAGTTGAGAATATTTCCCGTAGGTCCATTTAGGGGGTGTGGAAGAAGACAGGTAGGGCCAGGAGCTCTGAGGCCTTCTGCCTCTCTGTGCTCAGCCTGTTTGGTTCCTGAACTTTTCTGGCCTTGTGTTCTCTGATGTACTTTATCTTCAGGTAGATGAACTTGCTCCCAGATCCAGGGCTAGCTTGAGGCCTGGGATGTAGTTAGCTTGTTATCAGCTCTCTGGTTTGCCTGCTGCTCTCTGGGGCTGCTGCTCCTAGGGGGAAAGTGTCTTCAAGTCTTTAAGCTTCTTCTCCTTCTGCCCCTCCTTCTCAGCTGCACACCCAGGCCCTCCCTCCCAGGAGAAATCCATTTGTCTTCCCAGGGAGGGAGTGGACAAGCTGCTGAGAGGTGGCAGGGGTGGTGGAAACCAGTGCTGAGGCTGCTGCTCCTAGCATTGCAATACTCAAAATATGCCCAGCCTGGTCTTGGATCCTCTAAAACTCTGGGGCTGTATTTTTATGGTTTGCCACCTCCCTGCATTTGGGTACTGAGCTCATGGGTGCAGCTGAGCTGGAGTGAGGTGCCAGGATCTCCACCCTCATTTGGTGCTTGGGGTGCTTTGCCCAGGAGCCAGACTCTGAGCAAGGCAGTTTGGGGCTGCCTCCAACcgcaccccccaacccccttcccagCTGCAGAGGCTGGAAGGACTGTTCAAAGAAGTCTGGCCCTTCTTTGACAGGGGGGAAGGCCTTACCAGCTGCTACTAGTCTCTCATTAAACTCTTCAGCCTTTGGGACGAGATGATGGGctaggctggaggggagggggtgggcagaaTGAGTTGGACTTCAGAAGGCAGATGGGAGTTTCAGGTGCCACTGATAGGTAGGCCTGGGGCCTTTGAGTTCTTGGAATCTCTTGGAATCTCACCTCTCAAACGCCCCTCCCTCGCTCCAGCCGTGattaaggtggggggagggggggaggaaaaggaaggagcCTGGGAAGCGCCTCTCTCCAGCCCAGGGTGTCCCCACCTCTCCCGCTCAGcgtcccctctctctccctccttgccCAGGAGAGAGCTGCGAGGACAAGAGCCCACCGGGCCCAGCGTCCAAGCGGGTGCGCACGGCGTACACAAGTGCACAGCTGGTGGAGCTGGAGAAGGAATTCCACTTCAACCGCTACTTGTGCCGGCCACGCCGCGTGGAGATGGCCAACCTGCTGAACCTCACCGAGCGGCAGATCAAGATCTGGTTCCAGAACCGGCGCATGAAGTACAAGAAGGACCAGAAGGCCAAGGGTATCCTGCACTCGCCGGCCGGTCAGTCCCCGGAGCGCAGCCCGCCGCTCGGCGGCGCCGCGGGCCACGTGGCCTACTCGGGC
Coding sequences within:
- the HOXD3 gene encoding homeobox protein Hox-D3, with translation MLFEQGQQAPELPEYTMQKAAYYESPGLFGGYGYSKAADTYGYSAPHQPYPPPAAANSLDTDYPGSACSIQSSAPLRAPAHKGAELNGSCMRPGTGNSQGGGGGSQPPGLNSEQQPPPPPPPPPALPPSSPTNPGGGAPAKKAKGGPTASGSSATISKQIFPWMKESRQNSKQKNSCATAGESCEDKSPPGPASKRVRTAYTSAQLVELEKEFHFNRYLCRPRRVEMANLLNLTERQIKIWFQNRRMKYKKDQKAKGILHSPAGQSPERSPPLGGAAGHVAYSGQLPPVPGLAYDAPSPPAFAKSQPNMYGLAAYTAPLSSCLPQQKRYAAPEFEPHSMASNGGGFASANLQGSPVYVGGNFVDSMAPASGPVFNLGHLSHPSSASVDYSCAAQIPGNHHHGPCDPHPTYTDLSAHHSSQGRLPEAPKLTHL